From Pseudomonas poae, the proteins below share one genomic window:
- the dut gene encoding dUTP diphosphatase: MHALQAKILDPRIGTEFPLPAYATPGSAGLDLRAMLKQDTLLEPGQTLLIPTGLSIYVGDPGLAALILPRSGLGHKHGIVLGNLVGLIDSDYQGELMVSCWNRGQTAFNIAVGERIAQLVLVPVVQAHFELVEEFDETQRGAGGFGHSGSH; the protein is encoded by the coding sequence ATGCACGCTTTGCAAGCCAAAATCCTCGACCCACGCATCGGCACCGAATTCCCACTGCCGGCCTACGCCACCCCAGGCTCCGCCGGCCTCGACCTGCGTGCCATGCTCAAGCAAGACACCCTCCTTGAGCCGGGCCAGACCCTCCTGATCCCCACCGGCCTGTCGATCTACGTTGGCGACCCGGGCCTGGCTGCGCTGATCCTGCCGCGCTCCGGCCTGGGTCACAAACACGGGATCGTGCTGGGCAATCTGGTGGGCCTGATCGATTCGGACTACCAGGGCGAGCTGATGGTGTCGTGCTGGAACCGTGGCCAGACCGCATTCAATATCGCCGTCGGCGAGCGTATTGCCCAGTTGGTACTGGTGCCGGTGGTGCAGGCGCACTTCGAATTGGTCGAGGAATTCGACGAGACCCAACGCGGCGCAGGTGGTTTCGGGCATTCCGGCAGCCACTGA
- the coaBC gene encoding bifunctional phosphopantothenoylcysteine decarboxylase/phosphopantothenate--cysteine ligase CoaBC produces MQRLYRKRIVLGVGGGIAAYKSAELVRRLLDQGAEVRVVMTRGGSEFITPLTMQALSGHPVHLDLLDPAAEAAMGHIELAKWADLVLIAPATADLIARLAQGIADDLLTTLVLATDATVAIAPAMNQAMWRDPATQANTQLLQSRGLKVFGPASGSQACGDVGMGRMLEATDLALCAAECFQHLALTGKHVLITAGPTQENIDPVRYITNHSSGKMGFALAEAAVEAGARVTLITGPVHLPTPDRVTRIDVVSARDMLAACEAAIPCDLFIASAAVADYRPEVVAPQKLKKDPTSGDGLLLQMVRNPDILATIATRPDRPFSVGFAAETEHLLDYAARKLKDKNLDLIVANDVANPSIGFNSEENACSVIDRELHATLFAQTSKGKIARQLISFIAQRLNQV; encoded by the coding sequence ATGCAGCGTCTGTATCGGAAACGCATCGTTCTCGGCGTCGGCGGCGGCATTGCCGCCTACAAGAGCGCAGAGCTGGTCCGCAGGCTCCTGGACCAGGGCGCCGAAGTGCGCGTGGTCATGACCCGTGGCGGCAGTGAGTTCATCACCCCGCTGACCATGCAGGCCTTGTCCGGCCACCCGGTGCACCTGGACCTGCTGGACCCTGCGGCCGAAGCCGCCATGGGCCATATCGAGCTGGCCAAATGGGCCGATCTGGTGCTGATCGCGCCGGCCACCGCCGACCTGATCGCCCGCCTGGCCCAAGGCATCGCCGATGACCTGCTGACCACCCTGGTACTGGCCACCGACGCCACCGTGGCCATCGCCCCGGCCATGAACCAGGCCATGTGGCGCGACCCGGCCACCCAAGCCAACACTCAACTGCTGCAAAGCCGTGGCCTCAAGGTGTTCGGCCCTGCATCCGGCAGCCAGGCCTGCGGCGACGTGGGCATGGGCCGCATGCTCGAAGCCACCGACCTGGCGCTGTGCGCCGCCGAGTGCTTCCAGCACCTGGCCCTGACCGGCAAGCATGTGCTGATCACCGCCGGCCCGACCCAGGAAAACATCGACCCGGTGCGCTACATCACCAACCATAGCTCAGGAAAAATGGGCTTTGCGCTGGCCGAAGCCGCGGTCGAGGCAGGCGCGCGCGTCACCCTGATCACCGGCCCGGTGCATTTGCCGACCCCCGATCGCGTCACGCGAATCGACGTAGTCAGCGCCCGCGACATGTTGGCGGCCTGTGAGGCGGCCATTCCCTGCGACTTGTTTATCGCCTCGGCAGCGGTTGCAGACTACCGCCCGGAAGTCGTCGCCCCGCAAAAGCTCAAGAAAGACCCTACAAGCGGTGACGGCCTGCTCCTGCAAATGGTGCGCAACCCGGACATCCTGGCCACGATTGCCACGCGACCAGACCGCCCGTTCAGCGTCGGCTTTGCCGCCGAGACCGAGCATTTGCTGGACTACGCCGCACGCAAATTGAAAGACAAAAACCTCGACTTGATCGTTGCCAATGATGTCGCCAACCCGAGCATCGGCTTCAACAGCGAGGAAAACGCCTGCAGCGTGATCGACCGCGAGCTGCACGCCACCCTTTTCGCCCAGACCAGCAAGGGCAAGATTGCCCGCCAACTGATCTCTTTTATCGCCCAACGGCTGAACCAGGTTTAA
- the radC gene encoding DNA repair protein RadC — protein MSIRDWPAAERPREKLLEWGAASLSDAELLAIFLRTGVSGWSAVDLARHLLAQFGGLRPLLEASQTLFNQQLGLGPAKFAQLQAVLEMSRRHMAERLRSDSVLESPVAVRDYLKALLRHEPHEVFGCLFLDSRHRVLGFEALSEGTIDAAMVYPRQVVKRALAYNAAALILCHNHPSGSLEPSAADRKLTRILQKALEMVDVRVLDHIIVGDGDPLSMAEHGWM, from the coding sequence ATGAGTATTCGCGATTGGCCGGCAGCAGAGCGGCCGCGAGAAAAGCTTTTGGAGTGGGGTGCGGCGAGTCTGTCCGATGCTGAATTGCTGGCAATCTTCCTGCGCACCGGGGTTTCCGGCTGGAGCGCAGTGGACCTGGCGCGTCATTTGTTGGCGCAATTTGGCGGCCTGCGGCCGTTACTGGAGGCCAGCCAGACGCTGTTCAACCAGCAATTGGGCTTGGGGCCGGCAAAGTTTGCCCAGTTGCAGGCCGTGCTGGAAATGTCCAGGCGCCATATGGCCGAGCGCTTGCGCAGTGACTCGGTACTGGAAAGCCCGGTGGCCGTGCGTGATTACCTCAAGGCGCTGCTGCGCCATGAGCCCCACGAGGTTTTTGGCTGTCTGTTCCTTGACTCAAGGCACCGGGTGCTGGGCTTCGAGGCTTTATCGGAGGGCACCATCGACGCGGCCATGGTGTACCCGCGGCAAGTGGTCAAGCGCGCACTGGCTTACAACGCAGCGGCGTTGATCCTCTGTCACAACCATCCTTCGGGAAGTCTGGAGCCGAGCGCAGCTGATCGAAAATTGACCAGAATCCTGCAAAAAGCCTTGGAAATGGTGGATGTGCGGGTGCTGGATCACATCATTGTGGGCGATGGCGACCCGCTGTCGATGGCGGAGCATGGATGGATGTAG
- a CDS encoding ABC transporter substrate-binding protein → MRLAALPLLLAPLFIAPLASAASNLSVCTEASPEGFDVVQYNSLTTTNASADVLMNRLVDYDAASGKLVPSLADSWDVSPDGLTYTFKLHPDVKFHRTEYFTPSRTLTAEDVRFSFERMLDPAHPWHKIAQSGFPHAQSLQLPTLVKKIDALDPLTVRFTLDHADSTFLAALSMGFASIYPAEYADKLLKAGTPEKLNSQPIGTGPFIFSRFQKDAVVRYKANPDYFAGKPAVDNLIFAITTDPNVRLQKLKRDECQIALSPKPLDVGEAQKDPALKVEKTAAFMTAFVAINSQHPPLDKPEVRQAINLAFDKASYLKAVFEGTAEAANGPYPPNTWNYAKDLPGYPQDLAKAKALLARAGLKDGFKTTIWTRPTGSLLNPNPNLGAQLLQADLAKVGIQAEIRVIEWGELIRRAKAGEHDLLFMGWAGDNGDPDNFLTPQFSCAAVKSGTNFARYCDPALDKLISAGKTTSEQGVRSKLYQQAQAQIQQQALWLPLAHPTAFALTRKNVEGYQVSPFGRQDFSKVSVKP, encoded by the coding sequence ATGCGCCTCGCTGCCCTACCGCTATTGCTAGCCCCTCTCTTTATCGCCCCGCTGGCGTCTGCCGCCAGCAACTTGAGCGTCTGCACCGAGGCCAGCCCCGAAGGGTTCGACGTGGTGCAATACAACTCCCTGACCACCACCAACGCCTCCGCCGACGTGCTGATGAACCGCCTGGTCGACTACGACGCGGCCAGCGGCAAACTGGTGCCCAGCCTGGCGGACAGCTGGGACGTCTCGCCAGATGGCCTGACCTACACCTTCAAGCTGCACCCGGACGTGAAATTCCATCGCACCGAGTATTTCACCCCAAGCCGCACCCTGACCGCCGAAGACGTGCGCTTCAGCTTCGAACGCATGCTCGACCCGGCCCACCCGTGGCACAAGATCGCCCAGAGCGGCTTCCCGCATGCGCAGTCGCTGCAATTGCCCACGCTGGTCAAGAAGATCGACGCCCTCGACCCATTGACCGTGCGCTTCACCCTGGACCACGCCGACTCGACCTTCCTCGCCGCCCTGAGCATGGGTTTCGCCTCGATCTACCCGGCCGAATACGCCGACAAACTGCTCAAGGCCGGCACTCCGGAAAAACTCAACAGCCAGCCGATCGGCACCGGGCCGTTCATCTTCAGCCGTTTCCAGAAGGATGCCGTGGTGCGCTACAAAGCCAACCCGGACTACTTCGCCGGCAAACCGGCTGTGGATAACTTGATCTTCGCCATTACCACGGACCCCAACGTACGCCTGCAGAAACTGAAGCGCGATGAGTGCCAGATCGCCCTGTCGCCCAAGCCTCTGGATGTAGGCGAGGCGCAAAAAGACCCTGCGCTCAAGGTGGAAAAAACCGCCGCCTTCATGACCGCATTCGTGGCCATCAACAGCCAGCACCCACCGCTGGACAAGCCCGAAGTACGCCAAGCGATCAACCTGGCCTTCGACAAGGCCAGCTACCTCAAGGCCGTGTTTGAAGGCACCGCCGAAGCCGCCAACGGCCCTTACCCGCCCAACACCTGGAACTACGCCAAAGACCTGCCGGGCTATCCGCAGGATCTCGCCAAAGCCAAGGCCCTGCTGGCTCGCGCCGGGCTCAAGGACGGTTTCAAGACCACCATCTGGACGCGCCCCACCGGCAGCCTGCTGAACCCCAACCCGAACCTTGGCGCGCAACTGTTGCAGGCCGACCTGGCTAAAGTCGGCATCCAGGCCGAGATCCGCGTGATCGAATGGGGCGAACTGATTCGTCGCGCCAAAGCCGGCGAGCATGACCTGCTGTTCATGGGTTGGGCTGGCGACAACGGTGACCCGGATAACTTCCTGACCCCGCAGTTCTCCTGCGCAGCGGTGAAGTCCGGCACCAACTTCGCCCGTTACTGCGACCCGGCGCTGGACAAGCTGATCAGCGCCGGCAAGACCACCAGCGAGCAAGGGGTGCGCAGCAAGCTGTACCAACAGGCCCAGGCGCAGATCCAACAGCAGGCACTCTGGCTGCCGCTGGCGCACCCGACGGCATTCGCCCTGACGCGCAAGAATGTCGAGGGATACCAGGTGAGCCCGTTCGGCCGTCAGGATTTCTCCAAGGTCAGCGTCAAGCCCTGA
- the rpmB gene encoding 50S ribosomal protein L28, with protein MSRVCQVTGKGPVTGNNISHANNKTRRRFLPNLQHHRFWVEEEKRFVRLRVSAKGMRIIDKRGITVVLAEIRAAGKI; from the coding sequence ATGTCGAGAGTCTGTCAAGTTACCGGTAAGGGTCCGGTGACTGGGAATAACATTTCCCACGCAAATAACAAAACCCGTCGTCGTTTCCTGCCGAACCTGCAGCATCACCGCTTCTGGGTTGAAGAAGAGAAACGTTTTGTTCGCCTGCGTGTATCTGCTAAAGGCATGCGTATCATCGACAAGCGTGGCATCACTGTCGTGCTGGCCGAAATCCGTGCCGCTGGCAAGATCTAA
- the rpmG gene encoding 50S ribosomal protein L33, which produces MRELIRMISSAGTGHFYTTDKNKRTTPDKLEKKMFDPRVRKHVIYKEGKIK; this is translated from the coding sequence ATGCGTGAATTGATTCGAATGATCTCTAGCGCCGGTACTGGTCACTTCTACACTACCGACAAGAACAAGCGTACTACCCCGGACAAGCTCGAAAAGAAAATGTTCGACCCGCGCGTTCGCAAGCACGTGATCTACAAAGAAGGCAAAATCAAGTAA
- a CDS encoding cupin domain-containing protein: MSIQDIVDFSQANTAPDRYRPAAEKILKGDPEQTIYNHYNSPCGQMSAGVWEGEVGQWKVNYTEHEYCEIVQGVSVLRDAEGNAKTLRAGDRFVIPAGFSGTWEVLEPCRKIYVVFEQKA; this comes from the coding sequence ATGAGCATCCAGGATATCGTCGACTTCAGCCAAGCCAACACCGCCCCCGACCGCTACCGGCCTGCCGCCGAAAAAATCCTCAAGGGCGACCCTGAACAGACAATTTATAACCACTACAACAGCCCCTGCGGCCAGATGAGCGCCGGGGTCTGGGAAGGTGAGGTCGGGCAGTGGAAGGTCAACTATACCGAGCATGAGTATTGCGAGATTGTGCAGGGCGTTTCCGTGCTGCGCGATGCCGAGGGTAACGCCAAGACCTTGCGCGCCGGCGACCGCTTCGTGATTCCCGCCGGGTTCAGCGGCACCTGGGAAGTGCTGGAGCCGTGCCGCAAGATCTACGTGGTGTTCGAACAGAAAGCCTGA
- a CDS encoding aldehyde dehydrogenase, whose protein sequence is MTTLTRADWEQRAKDLKIEGRAYINGEYTAAVSGDTFECISPVDGRLLATVASCDAADAQRAVENARATFNSGVWSRLAPAKRKAAMIRFAALLKANAEELALLETLDMGKPISDSLGIDVPGAANALSWSGEAIDKIYDEVAATPHDQLGLVTREPVGVVGAIVPWNFPLMMACWKLGPALSTGNSVILKPSEKSPLTAIRIAALAVEAGIPKGVFNVLPGYGHTVGNALALHMDVDTLVFTGSTKIAKQLLIRSGESNMKRVWLEAGGKSPNIVFADAPDLQAAAESAAGAIAFNQGEVCTAGSRLLVERSIKDKFLPLVIEALKGWKPGNPLDPATNVGALVDTQQMNTVLSYIEAGHADGAKLVAGGKRTLEETGGTYVEPTIFDGVTNAMKIAQEEIFGPVLSVITFDSAEEAIAIANDTQYGLAAAVWTADISKAHLTAKALRAGSVWVNQYDGGDMTAPFGGFKQSGNGRDKSLHAFDKYTELKATWIKL, encoded by the coding sequence ATGACCACCCTGACCCGTGCCGACTGGGAACAACGCGCCAAGGATCTGAAGATCGAAGGCCGCGCCTATATCAATGGCGAATACACCGCCGCCGTTTCCGGTGACACCTTCGAGTGCATCAGCCCGGTCGATGGCCGACTGTTGGCTACCGTTGCCAGCTGTGACGCCGCCGACGCGCAGCGCGCCGTAGAAAATGCCCGTGCTACCTTCAATTCCGGTGTCTGGTCGCGTCTCGCGCCAGCCAAACGCAAAGCGGCGATGATCCGTTTCGCGGCGCTGCTCAAGGCCAATGCCGAAGAGTTGGCGCTGCTCGAAACCCTGGACATGGGCAAGCCGATCAGCGACTCCCTGGGCATCGACGTCCCCGGCGCAGCCAATGCGCTGAGCTGGAGCGGCGAGGCCATCGACAAGATTTATGACGAAGTTGCGGCCACCCCGCATGATCAACTGGGTCTGGTGACCCGCGAGCCGGTGGGCGTTGTCGGCGCGATCGTGCCGTGGAACTTCCCGCTGATGATGGCCTGCTGGAAACTCGGGCCTGCGCTGTCGACCGGTAACTCGGTGATCCTCAAGCCGTCTGAAAAATCCCCGCTGACCGCCATCCGCATCGCAGCCCTGGCCGTTGAAGCCGGTATTCCAAAAGGTGTGTTCAACGTGCTGCCGGGTTACGGTCACACCGTGGGCAACGCCCTGGCGCTGCACATGGACGTCGACACCCTGGTGTTCACCGGCTCCACCAAGATCGCCAAGCAACTGTTGATTCGCTCCGGCGAGTCGAACATGAAGCGCGTGTGGCTGGAAGCGGGCGGCAAGAGCCCGAACATCGTGTTCGCCGATGCGCCGGACCTGCAAGCCGCCGCAGAATCCGCCGCCGGTGCCATCGCCTTCAACCAGGGCGAAGTCTGCACCGCCGGCTCGCGCCTGCTGGTGGAGCGCTCCATCAAGGATAAATTCCTGCCGCTGGTGATCGAGGCCCTCAAGGGCTGGAAGCCGGGCAACCCGCTGGACCCGGCGACCAACGTCGGCGCCTTGGTGGACACCCAGCAAATGAACACCGTGCTCTCGTACATCGAAGCTGGCCACGCCGATGGCGCCAAGCTGGTGGCGGGCGGCAAGCGCACCCTGGAAGAAACCGGCGGTACCTACGTTGAACCGACGATTTTCGACGGTGTGACCAACGCGATGAAGATTGCCCAGGAGGAGATCTTCGGCCCAGTGCTGTCGGTGATCACTTTCGACAGCGCCGAAGAAGCCATCGCCATCGCCAACGACACCCAATACGGCCTGGCCGCAGCGGTGTGGACGGCGGATATTTCCAAGGCGCACCTGACCGCCAAGGCCCTGCGCGCCGGCAGCGTGTGGGTCAACCAGTACGATGGCGGCGACATGACCGCGCCGTTTGGTGGCTTCAAGCAGTCGGGTAACGGCCGCGACAAGTCGCTGCACGCATTCGACAAGTACACCGAGCTGAAGGCGACCTGGATCAAGCTGTAA
- a CDS encoding phospholipase D family protein, whose protein sequence is MIRRLLPFFLLGALALGGCATAPTPRIPSDALPAAQSSFGRSIQAQAAPHQGRSGFRLLPNSSEAFMARAELIRNAQTSLDLQYYIVHDGISTRMLVDELLKAADRGVRVRILLDDTTSDGLDQIIATLAAHPQIEIRLFNPLHLGRSTGVTRAMGRLFNLSLQHRRMHNKLWLADNSVAIVGGRNLGDEYFDAEPNLNFTDIDMLSVGPVAEQLGHSFDQYWNSALSKPIDDFVSNSPSRRDLAAARVRLQDSLAESRQQNHALYNRLRTYQTQPRMDTWRRELIWAWNQALWDAPSKVLAKADPDPRLLLTTQLAPELQGVNHELMMISAYFVPGQPGLVYLTGRADAGVSVSLLTNSLEATDVPAVHGGYAPYRKALLEHGVKLYELRRQPGDPSAGSGPHLFRRGTFRGSDSSLHSKAMIFDRTKSFIGSFNFDPRSVLWNTEVGVLVDSPELAEHVRNLALQGMAPALSYEAKLQDGQVVWVTEDNGQLHTLTREPGSWWRRFNAWFATSVGLERML, encoded by the coding sequence ATGATTCGACGGCTTTTACCGTTTTTCCTGCTGGGCGCCCTGGCCCTGGGCGGCTGCGCGACCGCGCCGACACCGCGCATCCCCAGCGACGCCCTGCCCGCCGCGCAGTCCTCATTCGGCCGCTCGATCCAGGCCCAGGCGGCGCCGCATCAGGGGCGCTCCGGCTTTCGTTTGTTGCCCAACAGCAGCGAAGCCTTCATGGCCCGCGCCGAGCTGATCCGCAACGCCCAGACCAGCCTTGACCTGCAGTACTACATTGTCCACGACGGCATCAGCACGCGCATGCTGGTGGATGAACTGCTCAAGGCCGCCGACCGCGGCGTGCGTGTGCGCATCCTGCTGGACGACACCACCAGCGACGGCCTCGACCAGATCATCGCCACCCTCGCCGCCCACCCACAAATCGAAATTCGCCTGTTCAACCCGCTGCACCTGGGCCGCAGCACTGGCGTGACGCGGGCCATGGGCCGGTTGTTCAACCTGTCGCTGCAACACCGGCGCATGCATAACAAGCTGTGGCTGGCGGATAACAGCGTGGCGATCGTCGGCGGGCGTAACCTGGGCGACGAGTATTTCGACGCCGAACCCAACCTGAACTTCACCGATATCGACATGCTCAGCGTGGGTCCGGTGGCCGAGCAGCTCGGACACAGTTTTGATCAGTACTGGAACAGCGCGCTGAGCAAACCCATCGATGACTTCGTCTCCAACAGCCCGTCCAGGCGCGATCTGGCCGCCGCACGCGTGCGCCTGCAAGACTCGCTGGCCGAGTCGCGCCAGCAGAACCACGCGCTGTACAACCGCCTGCGCACCTACCAGACCCAGCCGCGCATGGACACCTGGCGCCGCGAGCTGATCTGGGCCTGGAACCAGGCCCTGTGGGACGCGCCGAGCAAGGTACTGGCCAAGGCCGACCCGGACCCTCGATTGCTGCTCACCACGCAGCTGGCGCCTGAGCTGCAAGGCGTCAACCATGAGCTGATGATGATCTCGGCGTATTTCGTACCGGGGCAACCCGGGCTGGTGTACCTGACCGGTCGTGCCGACGCTGGTGTGTCGGTGAGCCTGCTGACCAACTCCCTGGAAGCCACCGATGTACCGGCCGTGCATGGCGGCTATGCGCCCTATCGCAAGGCGCTGCTGGAGCACGGGGTAAAACTCTATGAATTGCGCCGCCAACCCGGCGACCCCAGTGCAGGCAGCGGGCCGCACCTGTTTCGGCGCGGCACCTTCCGGGGCTCGGACTCCAGCCTGCACAGCAAGGCAATGATCTTTGATCGGACCAAGTCGTTTATCGGCTCCTTCAACTTCGACCCACGCTCGGTGCTGTGGAACACCGAAGTCGGGGTGCTGGTGGACAGCCCCGAGTTGGCCGAGCACGTGCGCAACTTGGCGCTGCAAGGCATGGCCCCGGCCTTGAGCTATGAAGCGAAATTGCAGGACGGCCAGGTGGTGTGGGTGACCGAAGATAACGGGCAACTGCACACCCTGACCCGCGAACCCGGCAGTTGGTGGCGCAGGTTCAATGCCTGGTTCGCCACCAGCGTTGGCCTTGAGCGCATGCTCTAG
- a CDS encoding PLP-dependent aminotransferase family protein, translating into MTLYVNLAELLGTRIEQGFYRPGDRLPSVRALSVEHGVSLSTVQQAYRLLEDNGLAMPKPKSGYFVPVGRELPALPEVGRPAQRPVEISQWDQVLELIRAVPRKDVIQMGRGMPDVLSPTLKPLLRSLARVSRRQDLPGLYYDNILGCMELREQIARLSLDSGCQLTAEDIVITTGCHEALSASIHAICEPGDIVAVDSPSFHGAMQTLKGLGMKALEIPTDPLTGISLEALELALEQWPIKVIQLTPNCNNPLGYIMPEARKRALLTLAQRFDVAIIEDDVYGELAYSYPRPRTIKSFDEDGRVLLCSSFSKTLAPGLRIGWVAPGRYLERVLHMKYISTGSTATQPQIAIAEFLKGGHFEPHLRRMRTQYQRNRDLMLDWVSRYFPAGTRASRPQGSFMLWIELPEGFDTLKLNRVLVEQGVQVAVGSIFSASGKYRNCLRMNYAAKPTAQIEEAVRKVGAAAIKMLAEVAD; encoded by the coding sequence ATGACGCTTTACGTCAACCTCGCCGAATTATTGGGCACGCGTATCGAACAGGGCTTCTATCGCCCCGGCGACCGGCTGCCCTCGGTACGCGCATTGAGCGTGGAACACGGGGTCAGCCTGAGCACCGTGCAACAGGCTTATCGGTTGCTGGAAGACAACGGCCTGGCGATGCCCAAGCCTAAGTCCGGCTACTTTGTGCCCGTCGGCCGTGAGCTGCCGGCTCTGCCTGAGGTGGGTCGCCCGGCCCAACGCCCGGTGGAAATTTCGCAGTGGGACCAGGTGCTGGAACTGATTCGCGCAGTGCCACGCAAAGACGTCATACAGATGGGTCGTGGCATGCCGGATGTATTGTCACCAACCCTCAAACCCCTGCTGCGTAGCCTCGCCCGCGTGAGCCGGCGCCAAGACCTGCCGGGGCTGTATTACGACAATATCCTCGGCTGTATGGAACTGCGTGAACAGATTGCTCGACTGTCACTGGATTCCGGCTGTCAGCTGACCGCTGAAGATATCGTGATCACCACCGGCTGCCATGAGGCGCTGTCCGCCAGCATCCACGCGATTTGCGAGCCGGGCGATATCGTCGCCGTGGACTCGCCAAGCTTTCACGGCGCCATGCAAACTCTCAAGGGCCTGGGCATGAAGGCCCTGGAAATCCCCACCGACCCGCTCACCGGCATCAGCCTCGAAGCACTGGAACTGGCGCTGGAACAGTGGCCGATCAAGGTCATACAGCTGACCCCCAACTGCAATAACCCGCTGGGCTACATCATGCCCGAGGCGCGTAAACGTGCATTGCTGACCCTGGCCCAACGCTTTGACGTGGCGATTATCGAAGACGATGTGTATGGCGAACTGGCCTACAGCTACCCGCGCCCGCGCACCATCAAATCCTTCGACGAAGACGGCCGCGTGCTGCTCTGCAGCTCGTTCTCGAAAACCCTGGCGCCGGGCCTGCGCATTGGCTGGGTCGCGCCGGGGCGCTACCTTGAGCGGGTGTTGCACATGAAGTACATCAGCACCGGCTCGACCGCCACCCAGCCGCAGATCGCAATTGCCGAGTTTCTCAAGGGAGGGCATTTCGAACCGCATTTGCGGCGGATGCGCACCCAATACCAGCGCAATCGCGACTTGATGCTCGATTGGGTCAGCCGTTACTTTCCGGCGGGCACCCGCGCCAGCCGCCCACAAGGCAGCTTCATGCTGTGGATCGAGCTGCCGGAAGGCTTCGACACCCTGAAGCTCAACCGGGTACTGGTGGAACAAGGCGTACAGGTGGCTGTAGGCAGCATCTTTTCGGCATCGGGCAAGTACCGTAACTGCCTGCGCATGAACTACGCTGCCAAGCCAACCGCGCAGATTGAAGAAGCGGTGCGCAAGGTCGGCGCCGCGGCGATCAAGATGCTCGCCGAGGTTGCCGACTGA
- a CDS encoding DUF1127 domain-containing protein, producing MNGMSDVRLMLHSQELQAGQERATSPRDISRWSLFWHRRHTRKALLHLTREQLRDVGLSAEQARQEGLKPFWRD from the coding sequence ATGAACGGCATGAGCGATGTGCGGCTGATGTTACACAGTCAGGAATTGCAGGCGGGGCAGGAGCGGGCGACGTCGCCACGCGATATCAGCCGCTGGAGCCTGTTCTGGCATCGCCGTCATACGCGCAAGGCCCTGCTGCACTTGACCCGCGAACAATTGCGCGACGTCGGGTTAAGTGCCGAACAGGCGCGCCAGGAAGGCTTGAAACCGTTCTGGCGCGATTGA